A window of the Gordonia humi genome harbors these coding sequences:
- a CDS encoding NADPH-dependent FMN reductase: MVTTVVAGNPKPGSRTLEAATRLAEALTGRSPDHVIDVIGLGSGLLGWGDEAVAAAVSTTAASDLVVVASPTFKATYTGVLKLFLDQFATGDGLRDVTAVPLMLGGGPAHALAPDLLLKPVLVELGATCPAPGLYLLDSSYTDDGRIAEYADRWRGAVTAQTTSV; this comes from the coding sequence ATGGTCACCACCGTCGTCGCAGGCAACCCGAAGCCCGGCTCCCGCACTCTGGAGGCGGCCACCCGACTCGCGGAAGCGCTGACCGGCCGCTCACCCGATCACGTGATCGACGTGATCGGACTCGGCTCGGGGCTGCTCGGCTGGGGCGACGAGGCCGTCGCCGCCGCGGTGTCGACGACGGCCGCCTCCGATCTCGTCGTCGTCGCGAGTCCGACGTTCAAGGCCACGTACACCGGTGTGCTGAAACTGTTCCTCGACCAGTTCGCCACCGGCGACGGCCTGCGCGACGTGACCGCCGTACCGCTGATGCTCGGCGGCGGGCCCGCCCATGCGCTGGCACCCGATCTGCTCCTCAAACCGGTTCTGGTGGAACTCGGAGCGACGTGTCCCGCGCCGGGCCTGTATCTCCTCGACTCGTCGTACACCGACGACGGTCGGATCGCCGAGTACGCCGATCGCTGGCGTGGCGCGGTGACGGCGCAGACCACAAGCGTCTGA
- a CDS encoding thioredoxin domain-containing protein, which yields MTQNRRTVVDPRKAERRRSLMFKIGAAVVLIAIAAGVGIWAVVSNKDSNSDSVIGKAVPTTVTDGAIRITNAPAGTDPKAVVTIAEDFQCPACGSFEKMYGETVQKLTDNPNVAVDYIPMNFLDRNFGNKYSLTTANASQCVAESTAKNGDFGVWIKFHNLLFANQMAEGTEGFTNDQLVDFAKQAGATDVSKCITGLDYGQYIIDQTDKILNDKAFTGTPWVRLNGETMNLSGMSPADLTAAVNAAAK from the coding sequence GTGACCCAGAACCGCCGCACCGTCGTCGACCCGCGCAAGGCAGAACGCCGCCGGTCCCTCATGTTCAAGATCGGTGCGGCCGTCGTGCTGATCGCGATCGCCGCGGGCGTCGGGATCTGGGCCGTCGTCAGCAACAAGGACAGCAACAGCGACTCCGTGATCGGCAAGGCGGTTCCGACCACCGTGACCGACGGAGCGATCCGCATCACCAATGCGCCGGCCGGCACCGATCCCAAGGCCGTCGTGACGATCGCCGAGGACTTCCAGTGCCCCGCCTGCGGATCGTTCGAGAAGATGTACGGCGAGACCGTTCAGAAGCTGACCGACAATCCGAACGTCGCCGTTGACTACATCCCGATGAACTTCCTCGACCGCAACTTCGGCAACAAGTATTCGCTCACCACCGCGAACGCCTCGCAGTGCGTCGCCGAGTCGACTGCGAAGAACGGTGACTTCGGCGTGTGGATCAAGTTCCACAACCTGCTCTTCGCGAACCAGATGGCCGAGGGCACCGAAGGATTCACCAACGACCAGTTGGTCGACTTCGCCAAGCAGGCCGGCGCCACCGACGTGAGCAAGTGCATCACCGGCCTGGACTACGGCCAGTACATCATCGATCAGACCGACAAGATCTTGAACGACAAGGCCTTCACCGGCACCCCCTGGGTCCGTCTGAACGGTGAGACCATGAACCTCAGCGGGATGAGCCCGGCGGACCTCACCGCCGCCGTCAACGCCGCGGCGAAGTAG
- a CDS encoding hotdog fold domain-containing protein, with amino-acid sequence MSETASNTKGATYALRRKLPKNRIGDALFSIGMVARVPYFGTILPFVEKMEPGYCRVSAPNWFGVHNHIGTFHAIAACNLAETSMGMLMEATVPTTHRWIPKAMNTQYLAKATTRLTAHAELAESVDFASITEGADIVVAVRILDTASNEVVHCDITTWVTPA; translated from the coding sequence ATGAGTGAAACTGCGAGTAACACCAAGGGTGCCACGTACGCGCTCCGACGCAAGCTCCCGAAGAACAGGATCGGCGACGCCCTGTTCTCCATCGGCATGGTCGCCCGCGTCCCCTACTTCGGGACCATTCTGCCGTTCGTGGAGAAGATGGAGCCCGGATACTGCCGGGTGAGTGCGCCGAACTGGTTCGGTGTCCACAACCACATCGGCACGTTCCACGCGATCGCCGCCTGCAATCTCGCCGAGACGTCGATGGGCATGCTCATGGAGGCGACCGTCCCCACCACGCACCGCTGGATCCCGAAGGCCATGAACACGCAGTATCTGGCCAAGGCGACGACGCGGCTCACCGCGCACGCCGAACTCGCCGAATCCGTCGATTTCGCCTCGATCACCGAGGGCGCCGACATCGTCGTCGCGGTCCGGATCCTGGACACCGCGAGCAACGAGGTGGTGCACTGCGATATCACGACGTGGGTGACACCCGCCTGA
- the rplD gene encoding 50S ribosomal protein L4 has translation MSTETATKLTLDVRAADGSVNGTAELPAELFDQTANIALMHQVVVAQQAAARQGTHSTKTRGLVSGGGAKPYRQKGTGRARQGSTRAPQFVGGGTVHGPQPRDYSQKVNKKMKAAALRGALSDRARSERIHVVTELVAGQTPSTKAARKFLELLSDRRKFLVVLSREDEAGWKSIANLPSVSGITADQLNTYDVLDSDEVVFSVETLNAFIAQNKKEA, from the coding sequence GTGAGCACCGAGACCGCAACCAAGCTGACGCTCGACGTCCGTGCGGCTGACGGCTCCGTCAACGGAACCGCCGAGCTGCCGGCCGAGCTGTTCGACCAGACCGCGAACATCGCACTGATGCACCAGGTCGTCGTCGCACAGCAGGCCGCGGCACGTCAGGGCACGCACTCGACCAAGACGCGTGGGCTCGTCTCCGGCGGCGGCGCCAAGCCGTACCGCCAGAAGGGCACCGGTCGCGCCCGCCAGGGTTCGACCCGCGCACCGCAGTTCGTCGGCGGTGGCACCGTCCACGGCCCGCAGCCGCGCGACTACTCGCAGAAGGTCAACAAGAAGATGAAGGCCGCTGCTCTCCGCGGCGCACTGTCGGATCGTGCTCGCAGCGAGCGCATCCACGTCGTGACCGAGCTCGTCGCGGGTCAGACCCCGTCGACGAAGGCCGCTCGCAAGTTCCTGGAACTGCTTAGCGACCGTCGCAAGTTCCTCGTCGTCCTCAGTCGTGAGGACGAGGCGGGGTGGAAGAGCATCGCGAACCTGCCCTCCGTTTCGGGCATCACCGCCGATCAGCTCAACACCTACGACGTCCTCGATTCGGATGAGGTCGTGTTCAGCGTCGAGACTCTGAACGCCTTCATCGCGCAGAACAAGAAGGAGGCCTAG
- the rplC gene encoding 50S ribosomal protein L3: protein MSKQNATKGILGTKLGMTQVFDENNRVVPVTVIATGSNVVTQLRTLERDGYTAVQLAYGAIDPRKVKKPVAGQFAKAGVTPRRHLTELRVNDIAEFEVGQELGADLFADGVKVDVTGTSKGKGFAGVMKRHGFKGLNASHGAHRVHRAPGSIGGCATPGRVFKGMRMAGRMGNDKVTTQNLTVHKVDADNGLLLIKGAIPGRKGGVVVVREAVKGGKK, encoded by the coding sequence ATGAGCAAGCAGAATGCAACCAAGGGCATCCTGGGCACCAAGCTCGGCATGACCCAGGTCTTCGACGAGAACAACCGGGTCGTCCCGGTGACCGTGATCGCGACCGGCTCCAACGTCGTCACCCAGCTCCGCACCCTGGAGCGCGACGGCTACACGGCAGTCCAGCTCGCCTACGGCGCCATCGACCCCCGCAAGGTGAAGAAGCCGGTCGCCGGCCAGTTCGCCAAGGCCGGAGTCACCCCGCGCCGCCACCTCACCGAACTGCGTGTCAACGACATCGCAGAGTTCGAGGTCGGCCAGGAGCTGGGCGCCGACCTGTTCGCCGACGGTGTCAAGGTCGACGTGACCGGCACCTCCAAGGGCAAGGGCTTCGCCGGTGTCATGAAGCGTCACGGCTTCAAGGGCCTGAACGCATCGCACGGCGCGCACCGCGTCCACCGTGCACCGGGCTCCATCGGCGGCTGCGCGACCCCCGGTCGCGTGTTCAAGGGCATGCGCATGGCAGGCCGTATGGGCAACGACAAGGTGACCACGCAGAACCTGACCGTGCACAAGGTCGACGCTGACAACGGTCTCCTGTTGATCAAGGGCGCGATCCCCGGCCGCAAGGGCGGCGTCGTGGTGGTCCGCGAGGCAGTGAAGGGTGGCAAGAAGTGA
- the mftF gene encoding mycofactocin biosynthesis glycosyltransferase MftF (Members of this protein family, MftF, are glycosyltransferases, members of PF00535 (glycosyl transferase family 2). The encoding gene is found as part of the mycofactocin cassette, in Mycobacterium tuberculosis, many other Actinobacteria, and occasional members of other lineages. Mycofactocin itself, a putative redox carrier, is a heavily modified derivative of the C-terminal Val-Tyr dipeptide of the mycofactocin precursor MftA (TIGR03969).), with amino-acid sequence MNHGPRTTELPTGFQVQIDPRCVRGGSLRHLVGGSPLRVMKLSDPALGMTSDDGRIAVHDTGTQILARRLLDAGIAHPRPMSGPDVDDVTVVIPVRGNQSGIDRLLAALGPSTTIVVDDGSDEPITVPGDVRLIRFDENRGPAAARNAGTAAATTEFVAFLDSDTVPAAGWLTMLLGHFADPTVAIVAPRIVGLGRVCAVEAESSAVAEYANRFSSLDMGPREALIAPGSPIAYVPSAAMIVRRSGFLGFDESLRVAEDVDLCWRTHGAGWRIRYDPIASVGHDHRETLRAMLNRRRFYGTGAAELAHRHGDLAAPVVTTVPLAVVVAGLMTRNRWGAAVAAIVLSIVYRRTSGLLDAVPRGRRIAAQNTARAAGFGLLQGCAAVLRHYWPLSLIACVCSRRFRRWFAAVAASEAAGMWVRNQLVDPEAPVMSPVHYAVYRRLDDLAYGTGLWQGALRRRSLRALRPVVSR; translated from the coding sequence GTGAACCACGGCCCCCGGACCACCGAGCTGCCCACCGGATTCCAGGTGCAGATCGACCCGAGATGCGTGCGCGGAGGCAGTCTGCGCCATCTCGTCGGCGGCTCGCCGCTGCGCGTGATGAAGCTCTCCGATCCCGCACTCGGCATGACCTCCGACGACGGTCGGATCGCCGTGCACGACACCGGTACGCAGATCTTGGCGCGCCGACTCCTCGATGCCGGAATCGCGCATCCGCGTCCCATGTCGGGACCCGACGTCGACGATGTGACAGTGGTGATCCCGGTGCGCGGCAACCAGTCCGGAATCGACCGCCTGCTGGCGGCGCTGGGCCCGTCGACGACGATCGTCGTCGACGACGGCTCCGACGAACCGATCACGGTGCCCGGCGACGTGCGGCTGATCCGGTTCGACGAGAACCGCGGTCCGGCCGCGGCGCGTAACGCGGGCACCGCGGCGGCCACCACCGAGTTCGTCGCCTTCCTCGATTCGGACACGGTCCCCGCCGCCGGATGGCTGACGATGCTGCTCGGGCATTTCGCCGATCCGACGGTCGCCATCGTCGCCCCGCGCATCGTCGGCCTCGGTCGCGTATGCGCCGTCGAGGCGGAGTCGTCGGCGGTCGCCGAATACGCGAACCGCTTCTCCTCCCTCGACATGGGCCCGCGCGAGGCGCTCATCGCACCTGGCAGCCCCATCGCTTATGTGCCGAGCGCGGCGATGATCGTGCGCCGCAGCGGATTCCTCGGCTTCGACGAGTCGCTGCGCGTGGCCGAGGACGTCGACCTGTGTTGGCGCACCCACGGGGCCGGATGGCGGATCCGCTACGACCCGATCGCCTCGGTCGGCCACGACCACCGGGAGACGCTCCGCGCCATGCTGAACCGTCGACGGTTCTACGGCACGGGTGCGGCGGAGCTGGCGCACCGTCACGGCGACCTCGCCGCACCGGTCGTCACGACGGTGCCGCTGGCCGTCGTGGTGGCCGGGCTCATGACGCGCAACCGGTGGGGCGCGGCAGTGGCCGCCATCGTCCTGTCGATCGTCTACCGGCGGACCAGCGGTCTGCTCGACGCGGTGCCGCGCGGACGCCGGATCGCCGCGCAGAACACCGCTCGCGCCGCCGGATTCGGTCTGTTGCAGGGGTGCGCCGCGGTCCTTCGGCACTACTGGCCGCTGTCGTTGATCGCCTGCGTGTGCAGTCGCCGATTCCGGCGCTGGTTCGCGGCGGTCGCAGCATCGGAGGCCGCGGGCATGTGGGTGCGCAATCAGCTGGTCGATCCGGAGGCGCCCGTGATGAGCCCGGTGCACTACGCGGTGTACCGCAGGCTCGACGATCTCGCGTACGGGACCGGGTTGTGGCAGGGAGCGTTGCGCCGTCGCAGCCTTCGCGCGCTGCGGCCGGTCGTGTCGCGGTGA
- the rpsJ gene encoding 30S ribosomal protein S10, whose translation MAGQKIRIRLKAYDHEAIDASARKIVETVTRTGARVVGPVPLPTEKNVYCVIRSPHKYKDSREHFEMRTHKRLIDILDPTPKTVDALMRIDLPASVDVNIQ comes from the coding sequence GTGGCGGGACAGAAGATCCGCATCAGGCTCAAGGCCTACGACCACGAAGCGATCGACGCTTCGGCGCGCAAGATCGTGGAGACCGTGACCCGCACGGGTGCACGCGTGGTCGGCCCGGTGCCGTTGCCCACCGAAAAGAATGTGTACTGCGTCATCCGTTCGCCGCACAAGTACAAGGACAGCCGCGAACACTTCGAGATGCGCACTCACAAGCGACTCATCGACATCCTCGACCCGACGCCCAAGACGGTCGATGCCCTCATGCGCATCGACCTGCCTGCCAGCGTCGACGTCAACATTCAGTGA
- a CDS encoding vitamin K epoxide reductase family protein, with protein sequence MSEQDVVDATGPLDGDADAEAADRWSGSVWTEPRGLRPVAAWVLLVAGVLGLAAAGALTIERIELLINPSASLSCNFNPIISCGNVMTTEQAKFFGFPNPILGLPAFAVIIVTAILSIGRVKLPRWYWVGQSIGTALGWVFVHYLIFQSMFRIGALCPYCMVVWTITPVILVLSVSRALPDSALGRSVREWMWVLLPVWYVAVIVTGGVKFWDYWQTLF encoded by the coding sequence ATGAGCGAACAGGACGTCGTCGACGCGACCGGGCCCCTCGACGGCGACGCGGACGCGGAGGCGGCCGACAGGTGGTCGGGCAGCGTGTGGACCGAGCCCCGCGGCCTGCGGCCCGTCGCGGCCTGGGTGCTCCTGGTCGCCGGTGTGCTGGGCCTGGCCGCTGCGGGTGCGCTCACCATCGAACGCATCGAACTCCTCATCAACCCGAGCGCCTCGCTCTCGTGCAACTTCAATCCGATCATCTCGTGCGGCAACGTGATGACCACCGAGCAGGCGAAGTTCTTCGGTTTCCCGAACCCGATCCTCGGACTGCCCGCGTTCGCCGTCATCATCGTCACCGCGATCCTGTCGATCGGGCGCGTGAAGCTCCCCCGCTGGTACTGGGTCGGGCAGTCGATCGGCACCGCGCTCGGCTGGGTGTTCGTCCACTACCTGATCTTCCAGAGCATGTTCCGGATCGGCGCCCTGTGCCCGTACTGCATGGTGGTCTGGACGATCACCCCGGTGATCCTGGTGCTCAGCGTCTCGCGCGCGCTGCCCGACAGCGCCCTCGGCCGCTCCGTCCGCGAGTGGATGTGGGTCCTGCTGCCGGTCTGGTACGTCGCGGTGATCGTCACCGGCGGCGTCAAGTTCTGGGACTACTGGCAGACGCTGTTCTGA
- the rpsS gene encoding 30S ribosomal protein S19 — MPRSLKKGPFVDDHLLKKVDAQNEKGTHQVIKTWSRRSTITPDFIGHTFAVHDGRKHVPVFVSDSMVGHKLGEFAPTRTFKGHIKDDRKAKRR, encoded by the coding sequence ATGCCACGCAGCCTGAAGAAGGGCCCGTTCGTCGACGACCACCTCCTGAAGAAGGTGGATGCTCAGAACGAGAAGGGCACCCACCAGGTCATCAAGACCTGGTCGCGTCGCTCGACCATCACCCCGGACTTCATCGGACACACCTTCGCCGTCCACGACGGTCGCAAGCATGTACCGGTGTTCGTGTCCGACTCGATGGTCGGCCACAAGCTCGGCGAGTTCGCCCCCACCCGAACCTTCAAGGGTCACATCAAGGATGACCGGAAAGCGAAGCGCCGGTAA
- the rplV gene encoding 50S ribosomal protein L22 encodes MTTETDNAVQTARATAKFVRVTPMKARRVLDLVRGKNVDEALDILRFAPQSASEPVYKVLASAIANAENNQGLDRRTLVVSEAFANEGPTLKRFQPRAQGRAFRIRKRTSHITVAVAATAENGGRARSRQQKKKGA; translated from the coding sequence ATGACTACTGAGACTGATAACGCAGTGCAGACCGCACGGGCGACCGCGAAGTTCGTTCGCGTCACCCCGATGAAGGCTCGCCGCGTCCTCGACCTGGTCCGCGGCAAGAACGTGGACGAGGCTCTGGACATCCTGCGGTTCGCCCCGCAGTCGGCCAGCGAGCCGGTGTACAAGGTGCTCGCCAGCGCGATCGCCAACGCGGAGAACAACCAGGGGCTGGATCGTCGCACCCTGGTCGTCTCGGAGGCTTTCGCCAACGAGGGTCCGACCCTGAAGCGGTTCCAGCCGCGTGCCCAGGGCCGTGCGTTCCGCATCCGCAAGCGCACCAGCCACATCACCGTGGCCGTCGCGGCTACCGCGGAGAACGGCGGACGTGCTCGTTCGCGCCAGCAGAAGAAGAAGGGAGCCTAA
- the rplW gene encoding 50S ribosomal protein L23 yields the protein MATHADPRDIILAPVISEKAYGLIEDNVYTFLVHPDSNKTQIKIAVEAIFDVKVSSVNTANRQGKRKRTRFGYGQRKNTKRAIVTLSADSKPIEIFGGAVS from the coding sequence ATGGCTACGCACGCAGACCCGCGTGACATCATCCTGGCGCCGGTGATCTCGGAGAAGGCCTACGGCCTGATCGAAGACAACGTGTACACCTTCCTGGTGCACCCGGATTCGAACAAGACCCAGATCAAGATCGCTGTCGAGGCGATCTTCGACGTCAAGGTCTCCAGCGTCAACACCGCGAACCGCCAGGGCAAGCGCAAGCGCACCCGCTTCGGTTACGGCCAGCGCAAGAACACCAAGCGCGCCATCGTGACGCTGTCCGCTGACAGCAAGCCCATCGAGATCTTCGGGGGAGCGGTCAGCTGA
- the mftG gene encoding mycofactocin system GMC family oxidoreductase MftG has product MTVDVLIVGAGSAGCVLAERLSRDPARQVLLVERGPADVSSAPLDRLPIDSPARAVSVPEGGGRPVVRGRGLGGSSAINGGYFLRGHRADYVSWPWPEAEIADAFRVATGLMRATPFADAELGDVARAFETWHAGATNTAAWPTEGVNRVWSNRVDGARWTSAHVLAAAGPRPGLTVRPDVEAVALTTRETTVTGVRTADDEVIVAREVIVCAGTLGTAILLSPLTGPLPVHEHAETIVRFTPRRRLRAPALLQSVAHTGGVEIRPYGDDFAAFAALRATGVPIGVADMAGTTGTVDGRAVDLGRPDDAANLRMAGGVESVVAMLTDDAFADLVEPGSIRVDPVTGMSQHAWGSLPAGDATDADGALDGWTRLRVVDGSILPGPLRSGPHASIVMLAVLLGDRL; this is encoded by the coding sequence GTGACCGTCGACGTCCTGATCGTCGGCGCAGGGTCGGCGGGATGCGTTCTGGCCGAGCGACTCTCGCGTGATCCGGCGCGACAGGTTCTGCTGGTCGAACGCGGCCCCGCCGATGTGAGTTCGGCGCCGCTGGATCGCCTGCCGATCGACTCGCCCGCCCGTGCCGTGTCGGTGCCCGAAGGCGGCGGACGACCCGTCGTCCGCGGGCGCGGACTCGGCGGGTCGTCGGCGATCAACGGCGGCTACTTCCTCCGCGGGCACCGAGCCGACTACGTGAGCTGGCCGTGGCCGGAGGCGGAGATCGCCGATGCGTTCCGGGTCGCCACCGGTCTGATGCGCGCGACGCCGTTCGCCGACGCGGAGCTCGGCGATGTCGCTCGGGCCTTCGAGACGTGGCACGCGGGCGCGACGAACACGGCGGCGTGGCCGACGGAAGGCGTCAACCGCGTCTGGAGCAACCGTGTCGACGGCGCGCGGTGGACCAGCGCCCATGTCCTCGCGGCAGCGGGCCCGCGGCCCGGCCTGACCGTGCGGCCCGACGTCGAGGCGGTCGCGCTGACGACGCGGGAGACCACCGTGACCGGGGTGCGTACCGCCGACGACGAGGTGATCGTCGCCCGTGAGGTGATCGTGTGCGCGGGAACCCTCGGCACCGCGATCCTGCTCTCGCCGCTCACCGGACCGCTTCCGGTGCACGAGCACGCCGAGACGATCGTGCGTTTCACGCCGCGCAGGCGGTTGCGCGCGCCCGCGCTGCTGCAGTCCGTCGCGCATACGGGCGGCGTCGAGATCAGGCCCTACGGCGACGACTTCGCCGCCTTCGCCGCCCTGCGGGCGACCGGCGTGCCGATCGGCGTGGCCGACATGGCCGGGACCACCGGAACCGTCGACGGCCGGGCAGTCGATCTCGGGAGACCCGACGACGCCGCGAACCTGCGGATGGCTGGCGGTGTCGAATCGGTCGTCGCGATGCTGACGGACGACGCCTTCGCCGACCTCGTCGAACCCGGATCGATCCGCGTCGACCCGGTGACGGGCATGTCCCAGCACGCGTGGGGATCACTCCCCGCCGGAGACGCCACCGACGCGGACGGGGCGCTCGACGGGTGGACTCGGCTGCGCGTCGTCGACGGATCGATCCTGCCCGGTCCGCTGCGCAGCGGGCCGCACGCGAGCATCGTCATGCTGGCGGTGCTGCTCGGGGACCGGCTGTAG
- the rplB gene encoding 50S ribosomal protein L2 produces the protein MAIRKYKPTTPGRRGSSGADFSEVTRSHPEKSLVRPLTKSGGRNAHGRITTRHKGGGHKRAYRLIDFRRNDKDGINAKVAHIEYDPNRTARIALLHYFDGEKRYILAPKNLKQGDVVESGPNADIKPGNNLPLRNIPTGTQVHNVELRPGGGAKMARSAGASIQLLGKEGPYATLRMPSGEIRRVDVRCRATVGEVGNAEQSNINWGKAGRMRWKGHRPTVRGVVMNPVDHPHGGGEGKTSGGRHPVSPWGKPEGRTRKNKPSDKLIVRRRRTGKNKR, from the coding sequence ATGGCAATTCGTAAGTACAAGCCGACGACCCCGGGTCGCCGCGGATCGAGCGGTGCCGACTTCTCCGAGGTCACCCGTTCGCACCCCGAGAAGTCGCTGGTCCGTCCGCTCACCAAGAGCGGCGGCCGCAACGCCCACGGTCGCATCACCACCCGTCACAAGGGTGGTGGCCACAAGCGTGCCTACCGTCTCATCGACTTCCGTCGTAACGACAAGGACGGCATCAACGCCAAGGTCGCTCACATCGAGTACGACCCGAACCGCACCGCGCGCATCGCGCTGCTGCACTACTTCGACGGCGAGAAGCGTTACATTCTCGCGCCGAAGAACCTGAAGCAGGGCGACGTCGTCGAGTCCGGTCCGAACGCCGACATCAAGCCGGGCAACAACCTGCCGCTGCGCAACATCCCGACCGGTACCCAGGTCCACAACGTGGAGCTGCGTCCGGGCGGCGGCGCCAAGATGGCACGCTCGGCCGGTGCGTCGATCCAGCTCCTCGGCAAGGAGGGCCCCTACGCCACGCTGCGTATGCCGTCCGGTGAGATCCGTCGCGTCGACGTGCGCTGCCGCGCCACCGTCGGCGAGGTCGGCAATGCCGAGCAGAGCAACATCAACTGGGGCAAGGCCGGCCGCATGCGGTGGAAGGGCCATCGCCCGACCGTCCGCGGCGTCGTCATGAACCCGGTCGATCACCCGCACGGTGGTGGTGAGGGCAAGACCTCCGGTGGTCGCCACCCGGTCAGCCCGTGGGGCAAGCCGGAAGGCCGCACCCGCAAGAACAAGCCCAGCGACAAGCTGATCGTCCGCCGCCGTCGTACCGGCAAGAACAAGCGATAA
- a CDS encoding SAM-dependent methyltransferase — MTDPLHDLFVRAHDGLPRQAPGSDSTLRLLLRLVDGLPERPRIADIGCGPGTATVSLVRETGGTATGFDTHEPFLAALRERALESGVSGSVSAVNASMLALPVGPGGVDLVWAEGSAYIMGFDAALAAWRPLIRDGGAAVVTECEWLVDEPSAEAAAFWEAYPAMRTTPENVAAAWSAGYRVDATYVLPDSDWDEYYVPLAARIEQMRADGVDEQALAAIGEEIDLRRRCAHEYGYTAYVLRPR, encoded by the coding sequence ATGACCGACCCTCTGCACGACCTCTTCGTCCGCGCGCACGACGGCCTGCCTCGGCAGGCTCCCGGTTCGGACTCGACACTTCGGCTCCTGCTCCGGCTCGTGGACGGGTTGCCCGAGCGGCCGAGAATCGCCGACATCGGCTGCGGACCGGGGACGGCGACTGTGTCGCTGGTCCGTGAGACCGGCGGGACCGCGACCGGCTTCGACACCCACGAACCGTTCCTGGCGGCGTTGCGGGAGCGTGCACTCGAGAGCGGCGTCTCGGGCAGCGTCTCCGCGGTGAACGCCTCGATGCTCGCTCTGCCGGTCGGGCCGGGCGGTGTCGACCTCGTCTGGGCGGAGGGGTCGGCCTACATCATGGGGTTCGACGCGGCGTTGGCCGCGTGGCGGCCGCTGATTCGCGACGGCGGCGCCGCAGTGGTCACCGAGTGTGAATGGCTCGTCGACGAGCCGTCCGCTGAGGCCGCAGCGTTCTGGGAGGCGTATCCGGCGATGCGGACGACTCCTGAGAACGTCGCCGCAGCGTGGAGCGCCGGTTACCGCGTCGACGCGACATACGTTCTCCCCGACTCCGACTGGGACGAGTACTACGTGCCGCTCGCCGCTCGCATCGAACAGATGCGGGCCGACGGTGTCGACGAACAAGCGCTCGCGGCCATCGGAGAGGAGATCGATCTTCGCCGGCGGTGTGCTCACGAGTACGGGTACACGGCGTATGTGCTTCGGCCCAGGTGA